The following coding sequences lie in one Arachis hypogaea cultivar Tifrunner chromosome 9, arahy.Tifrunner.gnm2.J5K5, whole genome shotgun sequence genomic window:
- the LOC112712498 gene encoding co-chaperone protein p23-1-like — MSRHPPVKWAQRSDEVYITVELPDAQDVKLKLEPEGKFFFSATTDAEKIPYEIDIDLFDKVDVNNSKVCVGSRNIFYLVAKAEDKWWDRLLKQRGKPPAFLKVDWDKWVDEHDEVDVDGKIGADMDFGNFDFSKLSLGGGEELDTEATNNADDDESDTEDDVTGQTSIDNETDTKEKVDEVTGQTSIDNETDTKEKVDVASTENEKGRERKSGRERKPPDWAKDYYMGK, encoded by the exons ATGAG CCGCCATCCTCCTGTCAAGTGGGCTCAGAGGTCTGATGAGGTATACATAACTGTTGAGTTGCCTGATGCCCAGGATGTGAAGCTTAAACTGGAGCCAGAAGGAAAGTTTTTCTTCTCTGCGACCACTGACGCAGAAAAGATACCTTACGAAATTGACATTGACCTGTTTGACAAGGTTGATGTAAAT AATAGCAAGGTTTGTGTCGGCTCGAGAAATATCTTCTACTTAGTTGCAAAGGCTGAGGACAAATGGTGGGACAGATTGTTGAAGCAAAGGGGGAAACCTCCTGCATTTTTGAAAGTTGATTGGGATAAGTGGGTGGATGAACATGACGAGGTGGACGTAGACGGTAAAA TTGGAGCCGATATGGACTTTGGCAACTTCGATTTTTCT AAATTGAGCTTGGGTGGAGGTGAGGAACTGGATACCGAAGCGACCAACAATGCTGATG ATGATGAGAGCGACACTGAAGATGACGTAACAGGACAAACATCAATTGATAATGAAACTGACACAAAAGAGAAGGTAGATGAGGTAACAGGGCAAACATCAATTGATAATGAAACTGACACAAAAGAGAAGGTGGATGTTGCAAGCACTGAAAAtgagaaaggaagagagagaaagagtggaAGAGAACGGAAGCCCCCTGATTGGGCTAAGGATTACTACATGGGAAAATAA
- the LOC112712500 gene encoding co-chaperone protein p23-1 isoform X2, which produces MSRHPPVKWAQRSDEVYITVELPDAQDVKLKLEPEGKFYFSATTGAEKIPYEIDIDLFDKVDVNNSKVSVGSRNIFYLVAKAEDKWWDRLLKQGGKPPAFLKVDWDKWVDEDDEVDEDGKMGADMDFGNFDLSKLSLGGGEEMDTEATNNADDDESDTEDEVTGQTSIDNEADTKEKVDGSPSSAPEAKA; this is translated from the exons ATGAG CCGCCATCCTCCTGTCAAGTGGGCTCAGAGATCTGATGAGGTATACATAACTGTCGAGTTGCCTGATGCCCAGGATGTGAAGCTTAAACTGGAGCCAGAAGGAAAGTTTTACTTCTCTGCGACCACTGGCGCAGAAAAGATACCTTACGAAATTGACATTGACCTGTTTGACAAGGTTGATGTAAAT AATAGCAAGGTTAGTGTCGGCTCGAGAAATATCTTCTACTTAGTGGCAAAGGCTGAGGACAAATGGTGGGACAGATTGTTGAAGCAAGGAGGGAAACCTCCTGCCTTTTTGAAAGTTGATTGGGATAAGTGGGTGGATGAAGATGACGAGGTGGACGAAGACGGTAAAA TGGGAGCCGATATGGACTTTGGCAACTTCGATTTATCT AAATTGAGCTTGGGTGGAGGTGAGGAAATGGATACCGAGGCGACCAACAATGCTGATG atgatGAGAGCGACACCGAAGATGAGGTAACAGGACAAACATCAATTGATAATGAAGCTGACACAAAAGAGAAGGTGGATGGCAGTCCTAGTTCTGCACCTGAAGCTAAAGCTTAA
- the LOC112712500 gene encoding co-chaperone protein p23-1 isoform X1, translated as MRSLNSFDILKCSRHPPVKWAQRSDEVYITVELPDAQDVKLKLEPEGKFYFSATTGAEKIPYEIDIDLFDKVDVNNSKVSVGSRNIFYLVAKAEDKWWDRLLKQGGKPPAFLKVDWDKWVDEDDEVDEDGKMGADMDFGNFDLSKLSLGGGEEMDTEATNNADDDESDTEDEVTGQTSIDNEADTKEKVDGSPSSAPEAKA; from the exons ATGAG GTCCCTAAATTcctttgatattttaaaatgcaGCCGCCATCCTCCTGTCAAGTGGGCTCAGAGATCTGATGAGGTATACATAACTGTCGAGTTGCCTGATGCCCAGGATGTGAAGCTTAAACTGGAGCCAGAAGGAAAGTTTTACTTCTCTGCGACCACTGGCGCAGAAAAGATACCTTACGAAATTGACATTGACCTGTTTGACAAGGTTGATGTAAAT AATAGCAAGGTTAGTGTCGGCTCGAGAAATATCTTCTACTTAGTGGCAAAGGCTGAGGACAAATGGTGGGACAGATTGTTGAAGCAAGGAGGGAAACCTCCTGCCTTTTTGAAAGTTGATTGGGATAAGTGGGTGGATGAAGATGACGAGGTGGACGAAGACGGTAAAA TGGGAGCCGATATGGACTTTGGCAACTTCGATTTATCT AAATTGAGCTTGGGTGGAGGTGAGGAAATGGATACCGAGGCGACCAACAATGCTGATG atgatGAGAGCGACACCGAAGATGAGGTAACAGGACAAACATCAATTGATAATGAAGCTGACACAAAAGAGAAGGTGGATGGCAGTCCTAGTTCTGCACCTGAAGCTAAAGCTTAA
- the LOC112712501 gene encoding very-long-chain aldehyde decarbonylase GL1-9, whose amino-acid sequence MVFWEGYVSDEVMGTFAPIVVYWLYAGFYQLLPSLDKYRLHTKEEDKEKNLVPFGAVVKGVLLQQLVQAIVALFLLTTTSNTPEATVQPSIPKQVFQIITAMLVMDTWQYFVHRYMHQNKFLYRHIHSQHHRLVVPYAIGALYNHPLEGLLLDTVGGAISFLASGMTSRTAVTFFCFAVVKTVDDHCGLWLPGNIFHLFFQNNTAYHDIHHQLQGLKYNYSQPFFPLWDMLLGTYMPFTLVKRPEGGLEARPAKD is encoded by the exons ATGGTTTTCTGGGAGGGTTATGTGAGTGATGAAGTGATGGGCACATTTGCCCCTATTGTGGTTTATTGGTTATATGCTGGTTTCTATCAGTTACTTCCATCTTTGGATAAATATCGGTTGCATACTAAAGAAGAAGACAAGGAAAAGAATTTGGTGCCCTTTGGAGCTGTTGTGAAAGGTGTTCTTCTTCAGCAGCTTGTCCAAGCAATTGTTGCTCTCTTCTTG TTGACCACAACCTCAAACACACCTGAAGCTACGGTGCAGCCTTCTATTCCCAAGCAAGTTTTTCAGATCATTACAGCGATGCTTGTCATGGATACATGGCAGTACTTTGTGCACCGCTACATGCATCAGAACAAGTTTTTATATCGCCATATCCACTCGCAGCATCATAGGCTGGTTGTCCCTTATGCAATAGGCGCACTTTACAATCACCCACTTGAGGGCCTTCTACTTGACACCGTCGGTGGAGCCATCTCCTTTCTTGCCTCCGGGATGACTTCAAGAACAGCAGTCACATTCTTCTGCTTTGCTGTGGTGAAAACTGTCGATGACCACTGTGGACTCTGGTTACCTGGCAACAtctttcatttatttttccaGAATAATACAGCATATCATGACATTCACCATCAACTACAAGGCCTGAAATACAACTATTCGCAACCGTTCTTTCCCTTATGGGACATGCTTCTTGGCACATACATGCCTTTCACTCTTGTAAAACGGCCGGAAGGGGGCCTTGAAGCAAGGCCGGCAAAGGACTAG